A single region of the Shumkonia mesophila genome encodes:
- a CDS encoding SIS domain-containing protein, giving the protein MPTYLDRYFSTLGAMGPATQATAADGRQVPLAEALAWVNDTARGAHAAGNTVIFVGNGGSAGIAGHMATDFSKVGGVRAITFNDASSLTCLGNDLGYEQVFAHPVAMHGRPGDLLIAISSSGRSANILNAAKAGRQKGCKVLTLSGFAPDNPLRALGDVNFYVPASAYGFVEITHLALLHAVLDSRQGWPTPA; this is encoded by the coding sequence ATGCCCACATACCTGGATCGCTACTTCTCCACCCTCGGCGCCATGGGGCCGGCCACCCAGGCCACGGCCGCGGACGGCCGCCAGGTGCCGCTGGCCGAGGCCCTCGCCTGGGTCAACGATACGGCACGGGGCGCCCATGCCGCCGGCAACACCGTGATCTTCGTCGGCAACGGCGGCAGCGCCGGCATCGCCGGCCACATGGCCACCGACTTCAGCAAGGTGGGAGGGGTCAGGGCCATCACCTTCAACGACGCCTCGTCGCTGACCTGCCTGGGCAACGACCTCGGCTACGAGCAGGTCTTCGCCCATCCGGTCGCCATGCACGGACGGCCCGGCGACCTCTTGATCGCGATTTCCAGTTCCGGCCGTTCGGCCAACATCCTCAACGCGGCGAAGGCCGGCCGCCAAAAGGGTTGCAAGGTGCTGACGCTGTCCGGCTTCGCGCCGGACAACCCGCTGCGCGCCCTGGGCGACGTCAACTTTTACGTGCCGGCCTCGGCCTACGGCTTCGTCGAGATCACCCATCTGGCCCTGCTGCACGCCGTCCTCGATAGCCGCCAGGGCTGGCCCACCCCCGCCTGA
- a CDS encoding alanine/glycine:cation symporter family protein yields the protein MENLKEFLGAADAFIWGPVTLVFLMGTGLYLTLGLRGRSFSRIVYGLAALWRGRAAEPGAQGQATPFAALSIALAATIGTGNIAGVATAIALGGPGAVFWMWLTAWVGMAMNFAETALAVTYREVDGRGEWVGGPMYYIKNGLGRRWRWLAALFAFFGVVSSFGGGNALQASTLADAAAVYLGMPAWATACLLAALTLLVMAGGTARLARVVGILVPVMVVGFVGGGLAVIALNVEKLPGAIGLILSDAFTGTAAAGGFAGSTVMAAVHFGVARGIFSNEAGLGTIPMAHAIAQTRHPVRQAAIGMLGPFIDTLIVCTTTGLVIVMTGAWQVGVTGAPLAGRAFATGLPGAGPAVIGFGLILFTYTTLLGWSFYGERLAGYLWGPRAVLPYRTLFLAMIFVGVLAKERLDLLWLVSTGLNGLMAFPNLIALLLLSPVVFRMTIDYFALARNGQPDIPWPDPQGNIAPPPEKPQPAALLRPE from the coding sequence GTGGAAAACCTCAAGGAATTCCTCGGCGCTGCGGACGCCTTCATCTGGGGCCCGGTCACGCTGGTCTTCCTCATGGGGACCGGGCTCTACCTGACGCTCGGCCTGCGCGGCCGTTCGTTCTCGCGCATCGTCTATGGGCTGGCAGCGCTGTGGCGCGGCCGGGCGGCCGAGCCGGGAGCGCAAGGGCAGGCCACCCCCTTTGCGGCGCTTTCCATCGCCTTGGCCGCCACCATCGGCACCGGCAACATCGCCGGCGTCGCCACCGCCATCGCGCTGGGCGGCCCCGGCGCCGTCTTCTGGATGTGGCTCACCGCCTGGGTCGGCATGGCCATGAACTTTGCCGAAACCGCGCTCGCCGTGACGTACCGCGAGGTCGACGGCCGCGGCGAGTGGGTGGGCGGGCCGATGTATTACATCAAGAACGGCCTCGGCCGCCGCTGGCGGTGGCTGGCCGCCCTCTTCGCCTTCTTCGGCGTGGTGTCCTCGTTCGGCGGCGGCAACGCGTTGCAGGCGAGCACGCTGGCCGACGCGGCGGCGGTCTATTTGGGGATGCCGGCCTGGGCCACCGCCTGCCTGCTGGCGGCGCTCACGCTCTTGGTCATGGCGGGGGGCACGGCGCGCCTCGCGCGCGTCGTCGGCATCCTGGTTCCGGTCATGGTGGTGGGCTTCGTGGGTGGCGGACTTGCCGTCATCGCGCTCAACGTCGAGAAGCTGCCCGGCGCCATCGGCCTGATCCTGTCGGATGCCTTCACCGGCACCGCGGCGGCAGGCGGCTTCGCCGGCTCCACCGTGATGGCGGCCGTGCACTTCGGGGTGGCGCGCGGCATTTTCTCGAACGAGGCGGGATTGGGCACCATCCCCATGGCCCACGCCATCGCCCAAACCCGCCACCCGGTGCGCCAGGCCGCCATCGGCATGCTGGGCCCGTTCATCGACACGCTGATCGTCTGCACGACGACCGGGCTCGTCATCGTCATGACCGGGGCGTGGCAGGTGGGTGTCACCGGCGCCCCGCTGGCCGGCCGCGCCTTCGCGACGGGGCTGCCGGGAGCGGGACCGGCCGTGATCGGCTTCGGGCTCATCCTGTTCACCTATACGACGCTGCTGGGCTGGAGCTTCTATGGCGAGCGGCTGGCCGGCTATCTGTGGGGGCCGCGGGCGGTGCTGCCCTACCGGACGCTCTTCCTCGCCATGATCTTCGTCGGCGTGCTGGCGAAAGAACGGCTCGACCTTCTGTGGCTGGTGTCGACCGGGCTCAACGGCCTGATGGCCTTTCCCAACCTGATTGCGCTTTTGCTCTTAAGCCCGGTGGTCTTTCGCATGACCATCGACTACTTCGCGCTCGCCAGGAACGGCCAGCCCGACATCCCCTGGCCCGACCCCCAGGGCAACATCGCCCCGCCGCCCGAAAAACCGCAGCCGGCGGCCCTGCTGCGCCCGGAATGA
- a CDS encoding alanine/glycine:cation symporter family protein, protein MDALQSFVGMVDSFIWGPYLLIPLLLLTGLYLTVGLRFMTLRRIGYGFRMLWQGRVAKEGHEGQITPFNALSTALAATVGTGNIAGVATAIYLGGPGAIFWMWMTALVGMASKYGEAVLAVKYREVDELGNHVGGPMYYIKNGLGENWKWLGMLFAFFGTFAAFGIGNAIQANSVAQAAFDHFGVPLWATAVVLAVLTFLVVIGGIKRLGEVAGKLVPLMAILYIAGSLVIIALHVDQLPAAVALIFTDAFTGTAATGGFAGSTIMMAVRFGVARGIFSNEAGLGSAPIAHAAAQTDNPVRQGTIGMLGTFIDTIVICSMTALVIIMTGVWNSGETSATLSTLAYDTGLPGFGKIVVVFGLLIFAYTTLLGWSYYGERCAEYIFGVGIIKPYRYAWIAMIFIGALAKDQLALLWDISDALNGLMALPNIVALLLLSPVIFRITQEYFENEKKK, encoded by the coding sequence ATGGACGCATTGCAGAGTTTCGTCGGTATGGTCGACAGCTTCATCTGGGGGCCGTACCTTCTCATTCCACTGCTTCTTCTGACCGGCCTTTACCTGACCGTCGGCCTGCGCTTCATGACGCTCCGGCGCATCGGCTACGGCTTTCGCATGCTGTGGCAGGGCCGCGTCGCCAAGGAAGGCCACGAAGGCCAGATCACGCCCTTCAACGCGCTGTCCACCGCCTTGGCCGCCACGGTCGGCACCGGCAACATCGCCGGCGTCGCCACCGCCATCTACCTGGGCGGGCCCGGCGCCATCTTCTGGATGTGGATGACCGCGCTGGTCGGCATGGCCAGCAAGTACGGCGAAGCCGTGCTGGCCGTGAAATACCGCGAGGTCGACGAACTGGGCAACCACGTCGGCGGCCCGATGTACTACATCAAGAACGGCCTCGGCGAGAACTGGAAGTGGCTGGGCATGCTGTTCGCCTTCTTCGGCACCTTCGCGGCCTTCGGCATCGGCAACGCCATCCAGGCGAATTCGGTGGCGCAGGCGGCGTTCGACCACTTTGGCGTCCCGCTGTGGGCCACCGCCGTCGTGCTGGCCGTGCTCACCTTCCTGGTCGTCATCGGCGGCATCAAGCGCTTGGGCGAGGTCGCCGGCAAGCTGGTGCCGCTGATGGCGATCCTCTACATCGCCGGCTCGCTGGTCATCATCGCCCTCCACGTCGATCAATTGCCTGCCGCCGTCGCGCTCATCTTCACCGACGCCTTCACCGGCACCGCGGCGACCGGCGGCTTCGCCGGCTCGACCATCATGATGGCGGTGCGCTTCGGCGTCGCCCGCGGCATCTTCTCCAACGAGGCCGGCCTCGGTTCGGCGCCGATTGCCCACGCCGCGGCGCAGACCGACAATCCGGTCCGCCAGGGCACCATCGGCATGCTGGGCACCTTCATCGACACCATCGTCATTTGCTCGATGACCGCGCTGGTCATCATCATGACCGGCGTGTGGAACAGCGGCGAAACCAGCGCCACGCTCTCGACGCTGGCCTACGACACCGGCCTGCCCGGCTTCGGCAAGATCGTGGTCGTCTTCGGCCTGCTGATCTTCGCCTACACGACGCTGTTGGGCTGGAGCTACTACGGCGAGCGCTGCGCCGAGTACATCTTCGGCGTCGGGATCATCAAGCCGTACCGTTACGCCTGGATCGCCATGATCTTCATCGGCGCCCTGGCCAAGGACCAGTTGGCCCTGCTGTGGGACATCTCGGACGCGCTCAACGGCCTGATGGCGCTGCCCAACATCGTGGCCCTGCTGCTGCTGAGCCCGGTCATCTTCCGGATCACCCAGGAATACTTCGAGAACGAGAAGAAGAAGTAG
- a CDS encoding VOC family protein, producing MQGLALDHLVLTVADIERTCRFYVDGLGMERRAFAKERVALHFGGQKINLHPASAPIAPHARRPTPGSADLCFLTATPVADVAAELAGRGIDIVEGPVDRSGAQGPLRSIYCYDPDGNLIEIANRR from the coding sequence ATGCAAGGATTGGCCCTCGATCATCTGGTCCTGACGGTTGCCGACATCGAGCGAACCTGCCGCTTCTACGTCGACGGACTGGGGATGGAACGCCGCGCGTTCGCCAAGGAACGGGTGGCGCTGCATTTCGGCGGCCAGAAGATCAACCTTCATCCGGCATCGGCGCCCATCGCGCCCCACGCCCGCCGGCCGACCCCCGGCTCCGCCGATCTGTGCTTCCTGACGGCGACGCCCGTCGCCGACGTCGCGGCGGAACTGGCCGGCCGCGGCATCGACATCGTCGAAGGCCCGGTCGACCGCAGCGGAGCCCAGGGCCCCCTGCGTTCCATCTACTGTTACGATCCCGACGGCAACCTCATCGAAATCGCCAACCGGCGGTAA
- a CDS encoding ArsR/SmtB family transcription factor, which yields METDFETLEQNALRASTLLKAMSNQHRLMILCQLASGEKRVGELEEIIGLSQSALSQHLARLRRDNLVRTRREAQTIFYSLVGPEARSVIETLYGLYCGGGAVARQESAKIAASL from the coding sequence ATGGAAACGGATTTCGAGACCCTGGAGCAGAATGCGCTGCGCGCGAGCACGTTGCTCAAAGCGATGAGCAACCAGCACCGGCTGATGATCCTCTGCCAGTTGGCCAGCGGCGAGAAGCGGGTCGGCGAGCTGGAGGAAATCATCGGCCTAAGCCAGTCCGCCCTGTCCCAGCACCTGGCCCGGTTGCGGCGCGACAACCTGGTCAGGACCCGCCGCGAGGCCCAGACCATCTTCTATTCGCTGGTCGGGCCCGAGGCGCGCTCGGTCATCGAAACGCTCTATGGCCTCTATTGCGGCGGCGGCGCCGTGGCGCGCCAGGAAAGCGCCAAAATCGCCGCCAGCCTCTAG
- a CDS encoding GIY-YIG nuclease family protein — translation MDKRGYVYLLANRRNGTLYIGVTSDLTRRVWQHCTEAVDGFSARYGTKTLVYFEVFDDIETAIAREKALKKWRRKWKLDLVEKNNPDWRDLYPDITGAEQE, via the coding sequence ATGGACAAGCGGGGCTATGTCTATCTGCTCGCCAATCGCCGGAACGGCACCCTTTACATCGGCGTGACGTCCGACCTGACGCGCCGGGTCTGGCAACACTGTACCGAGGCCGTCGATGGCTTCTCGGCCCGCTACGGCACCAAGACGCTGGTGTACTTCGAGGTTTTCGACGACATTGAAACCGCCATCGCTCGCGAGAAGGCTCTCAAGAAGTGGCGGCGCAAATGGAAACTGGACCTGGTCGAAAAGAACAATCCCGACTGGCGCGACCTTTATCCCGACATCACCGGAGCCGAGCAGGAGTAA
- a CDS encoding ROK family protein, with the protein MRIGIDLGGTKIEGIVLDGDGRERARLRVPTPLGDYAATLAAIAALVDDLETQAGAAASVGVGIPGIVSPASGLVKNANSTWLIGKPLDRDLQAALGRPIRLENDANCFAVSEAADGAAAGAAVVFGVILGTGVGGGIVIDGRPLRGRNAIAGEWGHNPLPWPEDDERPGPACYCGLKGCIETFLSGPGLARDFLGATGKALAPTEIVERAAAGDGAAAAALERYERRLARALAGVINVLDPDVIVLGGGLSNLGRLYETVPRLWERWVFSDRVDTALKRNRHGDSSGVRGAAWLWP; encoded by the coding sequence ATGCGCATCGGCATCGACCTGGGCGGCACCAAGATCGAGGGGATCGTGCTGGACGGCGACGGCCGCGAACGGGCCCGCCTTCGCGTTCCCACGCCCCTCGGCGACTATGCCGCCACGCTGGCCGCCATCGCCGCGCTGGTCGACGACCTGGAAACGCAGGCGGGGGCCGCCGCCTCGGTGGGCGTAGGCATTCCCGGCATCGTTTCGCCGGCCAGCGGACTGGTCAAGAACGCCAACTCGACCTGGCTGATCGGCAAGCCGCTGGATCGCGATCTTCAGGCCGCGTTGGGGCGGCCGATCCGCCTGGAAAACGACGCCAACTGCTTTGCCGTCTCCGAGGCGGCGGATGGCGCGGCCGCCGGCGCCGCCGTGGTGTTCGGCGTCATCCTGGGCACCGGCGTCGGCGGCGGCATCGTGATCGACGGCCGGCCGCTCAGGGGCCGCAACGCCATCGCCGGGGAATGGGGCCACAACCCCCTGCCCTGGCCGGAGGACGACGAACGGCCCGGCCCGGCCTGCTACTGCGGGCTCAAGGGGTGCATCGAGACCTTCCTGTCGGGGCCGGGACTGGCCCGCGACTTTCTGGGCGCCACCGGGAAGGCCTTGGCGCCCACCGAAATCGTCGAGCGGGCGGCGGCGGGAGACGGCGCCGCCGCCGCCGCACTGGAGCGCTACGAACGCCGCCTGGCCCGCGCCCTGGCCGGCGTCATCAACGTGCTCGACCCCGACGTCATCGTGCTGGGCGGCGGGTTGTCGAACCTGGGCCGCCTTTACGAGACCGTTCCCCGCCTGTGGGAACGCTGGGTCTTCTCGGACCGGGTCGACACGGCGCTCAAGCGCAACCGGCACGGCGACTCGAGCGGGGTGCGCGGCGCCGCTTGGCTGTGGCCGTAA